In Drosophila santomea strain STO CAGO 1482 chromosome 3L, Prin_Dsan_1.1, whole genome shotgun sequence, a single window of DNA contains:
- the LOC120448126 gene encoding pantothenate kinase 3 isoform X3: protein MMEDEQINLRNQLARAMPWFGMDIGGTLTKLVYFEPKDITPDEQDREAGILRNIRRYLTKNSAYGKTGHRDTHLQMDNVEIRKRRGSLHFIRFQTTDMGNFLSLAKQKGMAELVTTVCATGGGAFKFEQDFRDQVNMKLAKFDELDTLIKGILFADLHNRTECYYYENARDILKSEKKQFNFSQPFPFILVNVGSGVSILAVYGPDNYKRISGTSLGGGTFLGLCCLLTGCTSFEEAIQLATKGDNRKVDKLVKDIYGGDYNRFGLPGDLVASSFGQMHLNDKRVSVSREDLANATLVTITNNIGSIARMCALNEKIDRVVFVGNFLRVNPISMKLLAYAMEFWSNGTMKGLFLEHEGYFGALGCLLQFNGELAAALNDGVEHPTHTASDASEVAPTSSSADEPPEKAPTSKHSTR, encoded by the exons CGATGCCATGGTTTGGCATGGACATCGGCGGAACCCTCACCAAGTTGGTCTACTTCGAGCCCAAGGACATAACGCCGGATGAGCAGGATCGCGAGGCTGGCATTTTGCGGAATATCCGACGCTACTTGACCAAAAACTCGGCGTACGGCAAAACCGGACATCGTGATACGCACCTACAG ATGGACAATGTGGAGATACGCAAAAGACGTGGCTCCTTGCATTTCATTCGCTTCCAGACCACGGACATGGGCAACTTTCTATCGCTGGCCAAGCAGAAGGGCATGGCCGAGCTGGTGACAACGGTTTGTGCCACCGGCGGTGGAGCCTTTAAGTTTGAGCAGGATTTCCGCGACCAGGTTAACATGAAGCTGGCAAAATTCGATGAGCTGGACACGCTCATCAAGGGCATTCTCTTCGCCGATCTGCACAATCGCACGGAGTGCTACTACTACGAAAACGCACGTGACATTCT aaaaagcgaaaagaaacAGTTCAATTTCTCGCAACCGTTTCCGTTTATTCTGGTGAACGTCGGATCCGGAGTCTCCATCCTGGCGGTCTATGGTCCCGACAACTACAAGCGCATTTCGGGCACAAG CTTGGGCGGCGGTACATTCCTCGGTCTGTGTTGTCTACTCACCGGCTGCACATCCTTCGAAGAGGCTATCCAACTGGCTACCAAGGGTGACAATAGGAAGGTTGACAAATTAGTTAAGGACATTTATGGCGGCGATTACAACCGCTTTGGTCTCCCCGGCGATTTGGTGGCGTCAAG CTTTGGCCAGATGCACCTCAACGACAAACGGGTTTCAGTATCACGCGAGGATTTGGCCAACGCCACTCTGGTCACCATAACAAATAATATCGGCTCCATAGCAAGGATGTGTGCGCTGAATGAGAAGATCGATAGG GTCGTCTTTGTGGGCAACTTTCTGCGAGTAAACCCCATTTCCATGAAGCTGCTGGCGTACGCAATGGAGTTCTGGTCCAATGGCACAATGAAGGGTCTTTTCCTGGAGCACGAGGGATACTTTGGTGCTCTGGGTTGCCTGCTCCAGTTCAACGGCGAGCTGGCAGCCGCCCTTAACGACGGGGTGGAGCATCCAACCCACACAGCATCGGATGCAAGCGAAGTAGCACCGACGTCTTCGTCGGCGGACGAGCCACCAGAAAAAGCGCCAACAAGCAAACACTCCACTAGATAG
- the LOC120448126 gene encoding pantothenate kinase 3 isoform X2 yields MPEALHFTSIFDLIIKSAMPWFGMDIGGTLTKLVYFEPKDITPDEQDREAGILRNIRRYLTKNSAYGKTGHRDTHLQMDNVEIRKRRGSLHFIRFQTTDMGNFLSLAKQKGMAELVTTVCATGGGAFKFEQDFRDQVNMKLAKFDELDTLIKGILFADLHNRTECYYYENARDILKSEKKQFNFSQPFPFILVNVGSGVSILAVYGPDNYKRISGTSLGGGTFLGLCCLLTGCTSFEEAIQLATKGDNRKVDKLVKDIYGGDYNRFGLPGDLVASSFGQMHLNDKRVSVSREDLANATLVTITNNIGSIARMCALNEKIDRVVFVGNFLRVNPISMKLLAYAMEFWSNGTMKGLFLEHEGYFGALGCLLQFNGELAAALNDGVEHPTHTASDASEVAPTSSSADEPPEKAPTSKHSTR; encoded by the exons ATGCCGGAGGCGCTACATTTTACATCGATCTTTGATCTCATCATCAAGAGCG CGATGCCATGGTTTGGCATGGACATCGGCGGAACCCTCACCAAGTTGGTCTACTTCGAGCCCAAGGACATAACGCCGGATGAGCAGGATCGCGAGGCTGGCATTTTGCGGAATATCCGACGCTACTTGACCAAAAACTCGGCGTACGGCAAAACCGGACATCGTGATACGCACCTACAG ATGGACAATGTGGAGATACGCAAAAGACGTGGCTCCTTGCATTTCATTCGCTTCCAGACCACGGACATGGGCAACTTTCTATCGCTGGCCAAGCAGAAGGGCATGGCCGAGCTGGTGACAACGGTTTGTGCCACCGGCGGTGGAGCCTTTAAGTTTGAGCAGGATTTCCGCGACCAGGTTAACATGAAGCTGGCAAAATTCGATGAGCTGGACACGCTCATCAAGGGCATTCTCTTCGCCGATCTGCACAATCGCACGGAGTGCTACTACTACGAAAACGCACGTGACATTCT aaaaagcgaaaagaaacAGTTCAATTTCTCGCAACCGTTTCCGTTTATTCTGGTGAACGTCGGATCCGGAGTCTCCATCCTGGCGGTCTATGGTCCCGACAACTACAAGCGCATTTCGGGCACAAG CTTGGGCGGCGGTACATTCCTCGGTCTGTGTTGTCTACTCACCGGCTGCACATCCTTCGAAGAGGCTATCCAACTGGCTACCAAGGGTGACAATAGGAAGGTTGACAAATTAGTTAAGGACATTTATGGCGGCGATTACAACCGCTTTGGTCTCCCCGGCGATTTGGTGGCGTCAAG CTTTGGCCAGATGCACCTCAACGACAAACGGGTTTCAGTATCACGCGAGGATTTGGCCAACGCCACTCTGGTCACCATAACAAATAATATCGGCTCCATAGCAAGGATGTGTGCGCTGAATGAGAAGATCGATAGG GTCGTCTTTGTGGGCAACTTTCTGCGAGTAAACCCCATTTCCATGAAGCTGCTGGCGTACGCAATGGAGTTCTGGTCCAATGGCACAATGAAGGGTCTTTTCCTGGAGCACGAGGGATACTTTGGTGCTCTGGGTTGCCTGCTCCAGTTCAACGGCGAGCTGGCAGCCGCCCTTAACGACGGGGTGGAGCATCCAACCCACACAGCATCGGATGCAAGCGAAGTAGCACCGACGTCTTCGTCGGCGGACGAGCCACCAGAAAAAGCGCCAACAAGCAAACACTCCACTAGATAG
- the LOC120448126 gene encoding pantothenate kinase 3 isoform X1, with product MKVPTRNSKYSFNLKIFKLHNDKKPTSPSPPTSPVISAKRNSWRASWRSALGSKSKSIATASDSSGDPIDLEAEPAYFERSRCHSHCSSSCTEPPFPAIQIPQGDELMSMPWFGMDIGGTLTKLVYFEPKDITPDEQDREAGILRNIRRYLTKNSAYGKTGHRDTHLQMDNVEIRKRRGSLHFIRFQTTDMGNFLSLAKQKGMAELVTTVCATGGGAFKFEQDFRDQVNMKLAKFDELDTLIKGILFADLHNRTECYYYENARDILKSEKKQFNFSQPFPFILVNVGSGVSILAVYGPDNYKRISGTSLGGGTFLGLCCLLTGCTSFEEAIQLATKGDNRKVDKLVKDIYGGDYNRFGLPGDLVASSFGQMHLNDKRVSVSREDLANATLVTITNNIGSIARMCALNEKIDRVVFVGNFLRVNPISMKLLAYAMEFWSNGTMKGLFLEHEGYFGALGCLLQFNGELAAALNDGVEHPTHTASDASEVAPTSSSADEPPEKAPTSKHSTR from the exons atgaaagtCCCCACGCGCAACTCAAAATACTcattcaatttgaaaatattcaaGTTGCATAACGATAAGAAACCGACCAGCCCCAGTCCGCCAACCTCACCTGTGATCTCAGCTAAGCGAAACTCATGGCGCGCTTCGTGGCGCTCAGCTCTGGGCTCCAAGAGCAAGTCCATCGCAACGGCCTCGGATAGCAGCGGAGATCCCATTGATTTGGAGGCGGAACCAGCGTATTTCGAGCGCAGCAGGTGCCATAGccactgctcctcctcctgcacCGAACCACCGTTTCCCGCCATCCAAATTCCCCAAGGCGATGAGCTCATGT CGATGCCATGGTTTGGCATGGACATCGGCGGAACCCTCACCAAGTTGGTCTACTTCGAGCCCAAGGACATAACGCCGGATGAGCAGGATCGCGAGGCTGGCATTTTGCGGAATATCCGACGCTACTTGACCAAAAACTCGGCGTACGGCAAAACCGGACATCGTGATACGCACCTACAG ATGGACAATGTGGAGATACGCAAAAGACGTGGCTCCTTGCATTTCATTCGCTTCCAGACCACGGACATGGGCAACTTTCTATCGCTGGCCAAGCAGAAGGGCATGGCCGAGCTGGTGACAACGGTTTGTGCCACCGGCGGTGGAGCCTTTAAGTTTGAGCAGGATTTCCGCGACCAGGTTAACATGAAGCTGGCAAAATTCGATGAGCTGGACACGCTCATCAAGGGCATTCTCTTCGCCGATCTGCACAATCGCACGGAGTGCTACTACTACGAAAACGCACGTGACATTCT aaaaagcgaaaagaaacAGTTCAATTTCTCGCAACCGTTTCCGTTTATTCTGGTGAACGTCGGATCCGGAGTCTCCATCCTGGCGGTCTATGGTCCCGACAACTACAAGCGCATTTCGGGCACAAG CTTGGGCGGCGGTACATTCCTCGGTCTGTGTTGTCTACTCACCGGCTGCACATCCTTCGAAGAGGCTATCCAACTGGCTACCAAGGGTGACAATAGGAAGGTTGACAAATTAGTTAAGGACATTTATGGCGGCGATTACAACCGCTTTGGTCTCCCCGGCGATTTGGTGGCGTCAAG CTTTGGCCAGATGCACCTCAACGACAAACGGGTTTCAGTATCACGCGAGGATTTGGCCAACGCCACTCTGGTCACCATAACAAATAATATCGGCTCCATAGCAAGGATGTGTGCGCTGAATGAGAAGATCGATAGG GTCGTCTTTGTGGGCAACTTTCTGCGAGTAAACCCCATTTCCATGAAGCTGCTGGCGTACGCAATGGAGTTCTGGTCCAATGGCACAATGAAGGGTCTTTTCCTGGAGCACGAGGGATACTTTGGTGCTCTGGGTTGCCTGCTCCAGTTCAACGGCGAGCTGGCAGCCGCCCTTAACGACGGGGTGGAGCATCCAACCCACACAGCATCGGATGCAAGCGAAGTAGCACCGACGTCTTCGTCGGCGGACGAGCCACCAGAAAAAGCGCCAACAAGCAAACACTCCACTAGATAG
- the LOC120448130 gene encoding F-box/WD repeat-containing protein 4: MMDGPRMSLKDLPIYCLLGIFDYCSEGDLLCLCRADPALEYIIDDHYFNPLAYDLLLCGHRNNPRIEQRNRTRLKNHERIEVSKNWVSGTYFERPYFHHAQMFPTKLCLEADFLYITHAGYLRKYRRSSCDALHRRFDAEICTSTQTDISDFVKKNETIFAGRVCGSCFHYDTDSCMMTEQRMHPANEYLYCVDFVKDLYATSTDHGCRLWQRAQEFGMTHFDQVMNLPHAFRSLELSSDGQWLYGGLYTDDDRRALRAVHVESGEELVFSSNTRSIYDLKMKDDQVIFTANFDTTLRMFDRRIDRDVAIWEDPFDSSFYSLEYDGLHAVLVGTNRHARVNLYDIRMKKYVQLYFPGRTRQHNGLSPVYSLACDSQYMFVATDHNLRVFDFKASCGIRRDYSNINVITK, from the exons ATGATGGATGGACCCCGCATGAGTTTGAAGGATCTGCCCATCTACTGCCTGCTTGGCATATTCGATTATTGCTCGGAGGGGGACCTACTGTGCCTTTGCCGGGCGGACCCGGCTCTGGAGTATATTATTGACGACCACTACTTCAACCCACTAGCCTACGATCTGTTGCTCTGTGGCCACCGGAATAACCCAAGGATCGAGCAGAG AAACCGAACACGCCTGAAAAACCATGAACGCATCGAGGTGTCGAAGAACTGGGTTAGTGGCACCTATTTTGAACGCCCCTACTTCCACCATGCCCAGATGTTCCCCACCAAACTGTGCCTGGAGGCCGACTTTCTGTACATTACACATGCAGGCTATTTGCGCAAGTACCGACGGTCCAGCTGTGATGCACTGCATCGTCGCTTTGACGCGGAGATCTGTACGTCCACACAGACCGACATCTCTGATTTCGTCAAAAAGAATGAAACCATATTCGCGGGACGCGTTTGCGGATCGTGCTTTCACTACGATACTGATAGCTGTATGATGACGGAGCAGAGGATGCATCCGGCCAACGAGTACTTGTACTGCGTAGACTTTGTCAAGGATCTGTACGCAACCAGCACAGATCACGGCTGCAGACTGTGGCAGCGTGCGCAGGAATTTGGAATGACGCATTTTGATCAGGTGATGAATTTGCCGCACGCCTTTAGGTCCCTGGAACTAAGTTCGGATGGCCAGTGGCTATATGGAGGACTATACACTGACGACGATCGCCGGGCTTTGAGGGCCGTCCACGTAGAAAG TGGCGAGGAATTGGTTTTCAGTTCCAACACAAGGTCCATTTACGACCTGAAAATGAAAGATGACCAGGTAATTTTTACGGCCAACTTCGACACGACGTTACGGATGTTTGACCGACGCATAGATCGTGATGTAGCTATTTGGGAGGATCCGTTCGACTCCTCCTTTTACTCCTTGGAATACGATGGACTGCATGCGGTGCTGGTCGGCACCAACAGGCATGCACGGGTTAACCTTTACGATATAAGAATGAAGAAATACGTACAATTATACTTTCCGGGAAGGACGCGGCAGCACAACGGCTTGTCGCCAGTGTATAGCCTCGCCTGTGATAGCCAATATATGTTCGTGGCCACCGATCACAATCTACGTGTCTTTGACTTTAAGGCAAGCTGTGGAATTCGGAGAGACTACAGCAACATTAATGTAATAACGAAGTGA
- the LOC120448126 gene encoding pantothenate kinase 3 isoform X4, translating into MPWFGMDIGGTLTKLVYFEPKDITPDEQDREAGILRNIRRYLTKNSAYGKTGHRDTHLQMDNVEIRKRRGSLHFIRFQTTDMGNFLSLAKQKGMAELVTTVCATGGGAFKFEQDFRDQVNMKLAKFDELDTLIKGILFADLHNRTECYYYENARDILKSEKKQFNFSQPFPFILVNVGSGVSILAVYGPDNYKRISGTSLGGGTFLGLCCLLTGCTSFEEAIQLATKGDNRKVDKLVKDIYGGDYNRFGLPGDLVASSFGQMHLNDKRVSVSREDLANATLVTITNNIGSIARMCALNEKIDRVVFVGNFLRVNPISMKLLAYAMEFWSNGTMKGLFLEHEGYFGALGCLLQFNGELAAALNDGVEHPTHTASDASEVAPTSSSADEPPEKAPTSKHSTR; encoded by the exons ATGCCATGGTTTGGCATGGACATCGGCGGAACCCTCACCAAGTTGGTCTACTTCGAGCCCAAGGACATAACGCCGGATGAGCAGGATCGCGAGGCTGGCATTTTGCGGAATATCCGACGCTACTTGACCAAAAACTCGGCGTACGGCAAAACCGGACATCGTGATACGCACCTACAG ATGGACAATGTGGAGATACGCAAAAGACGTGGCTCCTTGCATTTCATTCGCTTCCAGACCACGGACATGGGCAACTTTCTATCGCTGGCCAAGCAGAAGGGCATGGCCGAGCTGGTGACAACGGTTTGTGCCACCGGCGGTGGAGCCTTTAAGTTTGAGCAGGATTTCCGCGACCAGGTTAACATGAAGCTGGCAAAATTCGATGAGCTGGACACGCTCATCAAGGGCATTCTCTTCGCCGATCTGCACAATCGCACGGAGTGCTACTACTACGAAAACGCACGTGACATTCT aaaaagcgaaaagaaacAGTTCAATTTCTCGCAACCGTTTCCGTTTATTCTGGTGAACGTCGGATCCGGAGTCTCCATCCTGGCGGTCTATGGTCCCGACAACTACAAGCGCATTTCGGGCACAAG CTTGGGCGGCGGTACATTCCTCGGTCTGTGTTGTCTACTCACCGGCTGCACATCCTTCGAAGAGGCTATCCAACTGGCTACCAAGGGTGACAATAGGAAGGTTGACAAATTAGTTAAGGACATTTATGGCGGCGATTACAACCGCTTTGGTCTCCCCGGCGATTTGGTGGCGTCAAG CTTTGGCCAGATGCACCTCAACGACAAACGGGTTTCAGTATCACGCGAGGATTTGGCCAACGCCACTCTGGTCACCATAACAAATAATATCGGCTCCATAGCAAGGATGTGTGCGCTGAATGAGAAGATCGATAGG GTCGTCTTTGTGGGCAACTTTCTGCGAGTAAACCCCATTTCCATGAAGCTGCTGGCGTACGCAATGGAGTTCTGGTCCAATGGCACAATGAAGGGTCTTTTCCTGGAGCACGAGGGATACTTTGGTGCTCTGGGTTGCCTGCTCCAGTTCAACGGCGAGCTGGCAGCCGCCCTTAACGACGGGGTGGAGCATCCAACCCACACAGCATCGGATGCAAGCGAAGTAGCACCGACGTCTTCGTCGGCGGACGAGCCACCAGAAAAAGCGCCAACAAGCAAACACTCCACTAGATAG